From the Priestia koreensis genome, one window contains:
- a CDS encoding MarR family winged helix-turn-helix transcriptional regulator gives MKKSSIEQIEYELTTFIRRAVYLDTSDRKIGHLERAPYLLLRELDEVGATRVKELAASFKLDISTLSRQAAALEERKLITRSSDPTDRRVSLLMITEKGKEALEKDKKLRIERYESMLQGWSEEDKETFGILISRMNDVFIE, from the coding sequence ATGAAAAAAAGTTCAATTGAACAAATTGAATATGAGTTAACGACTTTCATCAGAAGAGCCGTTTACTTAGATACATCTGATCGTAAAATTGGTCATCTTGAACGAGCACCTTATTTGCTGTTAAGGGAGCTAGATGAAGTGGGAGCTACACGAGTAAAAGAGCTAGCAGCATCTTTTAAACTGGATATTTCCACTCTTTCACGTCAAGCTGCAGCGCTAGAGGAAAGGAAGCTCATTACACGATCTTCAGATCCTACTGATCGACGCGTCAGTTTACTAATGATTACGGAAAAAGGAAAAGAAGCATTGGAGAAGGACAAAAAGTTACGAATTGAACGATATGAGAGCATGCTTCAAGGCTGGTCAGAAGAAGATAAAGAGACATTTGGTATACTCATTAGTCGGATGAATGATG
- a CDS encoding CidA/LrgA family holin-like protein — translation MKIIRIIIQIMILYVFSFVGEYVHQISHLPIPGSIIGLLLLFILLLCKVIPVKIIEDGSSFLLAFLPLLFIPAITGIMKYPSLFSLNGAILFFIIIASTILTMIVAGFVSQFLEQKANRRKEEKACNKQSSQSL, via the coding sequence ATTAAGATTATTCGGATTATCATTCAAATTATGATTTTATATGTGTTCTCCTTTGTTGGTGAATACGTTCATCAAATCTCACATCTTCCGATTCCAGGGAGTATCATTGGTCTTTTATTGCTTTTTATTCTATTACTATGCAAAGTAATTCCAGTGAAAATAATTGAAGATGGATCAAGCTTTTTATTAGCCTTTCTTCCTCTTTTATTTATACCTGCAATTACAGGGATTATGAAGTATCCGTCCCTTTTTTCACTAAACGGGGCGATTTTGTTTTTTATCATTATTGCAAGTACGATTCTAACAATGATTGTGGCAGGCTTTGTTAGTCAATTCTTAGAGCAAAAAGCAAATAGACGAAAGGAGGAAAAAGCATGCAACAAGCAATCTTCGCAATCGCTATGA
- a CDS encoding LrgB family protein encodes MQQAIFAIAMIVLTVIAYLLMAKLYVRFSYPIFIPVLTTTILMIVILVALHIPYEEYMSGGKWINSLLGPAVVALAYPLYKQRHILLKYSFPILGGVIVGLFCGMISGLVFAEIFGVDRNLILSIVPKSITTPVAIQIASGLGGIPSMTIVFVMIAGFSGVILGPIVLKWLRIHSSLGKGIALGSASHALGTSKALEYGELTVSMSSVSMTLSAILGSILGPIVVWIFHV; translated from the coding sequence ATGCAACAAGCAATCTTCGCAATCGCTATGATTGTGCTCACGGTTATCGCCTACTTATTAATGGCGAAACTATACGTGCGCTTTTCGTATCCTATTTTTATTCCCGTTTTAACCACTACCATTCTTATGATCGTCATCCTCGTCGCGCTTCATATACCTTACGAGGAATATATGAGTGGTGGAAAGTGGATCAATTCCCTGCTAGGACCTGCCGTTGTTGCTCTTGCTTATCCTCTTTATAAACAGCGACACATTCTTTTAAAATACAGCTTTCCGATTTTAGGTGGAGTCATTGTTGGTCTTTTTTGCGGCATGATTAGTGGACTCGTTTTCGCAGAAATATTTGGCGTCGATCGGAATCTTATTTTATCAATTGTTCCAAAATCCATTACAACTCCTGTCGCCATCCAAATTGCTTCTGGGTTAGGTGGAATTCCTTCCATGACCATTGTATTTGTCATGATCGCAGGTTTTTCTGGTGTGATACTGGGTCCAATTGTCTTAAAATGGCTCCGTATTCACAGCTCACTTGGAAAAGGAATTGCTCTTGGCAGCGCCTCACATGCTTTAGGAACATCAAAGGCGCTAGAATACGGAGAGCTAACAGTATCTATGAGCTCTGTCTCGATGACGTTAAGTGCGATTTTAGGGTCGATACTGGGTCCAATTGTTGTTTGGATTTTTCATGTCTAA
- a CDS encoding response regulator transcription factor: MIHILIADDDIHIRELLRHYLQTEGYVVLEASDGVEALQILEQRQVQLAIVDVMMPNKDGFQLCEEIRRYYDFPIVLLTAKDQLIDKERGFTVGTDDYVTKPFEPRELLFRIKALLRRYQMVSSEKILLNQTIIDRRSYEVQVKGKTIMLPMREFELLAQLASFPSRAFSREELIQLVWGADFDGDDRTIDVHIKRLRERFANHTDDFQIQTVRGVGYKLEVSKL, from the coding sequence ATGATTCATATCCTAATAGCAGATGATGATATACATATTCGGGAACTGCTCCGCCATTACCTTCAAACCGAAGGATACGTCGTGTTAGAGGCATCAGATGGAGTCGAGGCCTTACAAATTTTAGAACAACGCCAAGTTCAGTTAGCGATTGTCGATGTGATGATGCCTAATAAAGATGGTTTTCAGTTATGTGAGGAAATTCGTCGCTACTATGATTTTCCTATCGTCCTTCTAACTGCCAAAGATCAGCTTATAGATAAAGAACGTGGTTTTACAGTCGGAACAGATGATTACGTCACAAAGCCATTTGAGCCTCGCGAGCTCCTCTTTCGAATCAAAGCATTACTACGCCGCTATCAAATGGTGAGTTCAGAAAAAATCTTGTTAAACCAAACCATTATTGACCGGAGAAGCTATGAGGTTCAGGTAAAAGGAAAAACGATTATGCTGCCAATGCGTGAATTTGAACTGCTCGCACAGCTTGCTAGTTTTCCAAGTCGCGCCTTTTCAAGAGAGGAATTAATTCAGCTCGTTTGGGGTGCCGATTTTGATGGTGATGATCGTACGATTGATGTACATATTAAACGTCTAAGGGAGCGATTTGCAAACCATACAGATGACTTCCAGATCCAGACGGTACGAGGCGTTGGCTATAAATTGGAGGTTTCTAAACTGTGA